A genomic segment from Polyangiaceae bacterium encodes:
- a CDS encoding HEAT repeat domain-containing protein — translation MAGTGPFIPDTEKAAPEKSGQPAATHASAKSQPRPLSRLGIALNRAELERIVLLSGLLFLSALLLVVGRTARDALFLTRFPVTWIAPMWMAVGAVSALVALGYERAVRRLPRARFGTAFALFAAATYVVLRVLIGYDVEPAYFVFAIWSEIIANLTAMLSWTIAQDLYDARSAKRAFGWIGAGRITGTIASGLAAGAVAPIIGTENLIFVLVAALLAVALLCRVTAARHGILPSNRPDERAKPRAEARSSPLQSRYVTAIGGTIFVLFTMLTIGDYQFKAIALSTFPTRDSLAAFMGTFYGAVGFVGLFVQFVVTPRILKRWGVIGAAVALPIAFLMSSILLVAVPSMFTASILKASDHALQFSIFDVALQLLLFPFPTAERERVRTLSVAIMKPLGYGVGALLLVIFAASGPAVEAGPDLIAAAAHLGYISLPLGLILVPMLRDIRRGYVDAMRGTLVRGSLTDDSPAEQGRLDRALSEALMSTDAPRVLFAMDRLRQLDPDRVRDALPTLTRHASSRVRAAALRASWTLSPDDAADLSRERIDDEDAEVRGLAVETLARTLGEDAHDELSALASRQDDAVRAAAIGALLRYGGLDGMLDGAPRLRTLLESRDARDRIVAAQTLGLVGQTSLERALVRLLGDEDQRVRQAALVAAATTATPRLLPRLVEALDHRALRRSATNAIVAMGSRAVSHLSMTLADTETIPTVRLAVPRILWRIGTTAALSALLDHIDEPDDRVRQKILASASRLRLALGAPPAPLGPIRERIEREAVAHERERDLYIRVRPAVAMPLLDDHVIRRMRKGLIRILRLCELVYPREVVAGVRAHVFGSNPALRANAFEVLESLLDRRQGARLIALFDRYLELTNAFPQSTEPPTSADVVEFVRLELASDDPFRAALALDAVAVKRIEACGELTLGALSDRDPLVREAAAIAAVELEPEGAAAALERLLEDPDPIVAYWANYWKRTGQSGLEAGDGMYTTIEKVLFLQRVPILSRISGEELVGLARTAEVLTFRRGDVIYRQGDPGGALYFVISGTVGLSVDGKEMARRGANEVFGEASVLDRAPRVVTATALEPVELLRVSSEDFIAAAQDTVEIAMGVLQVLSRKLREADRRLSRAEDEVSKLRALTKELEHAADPAESKHSSRIWNDEE, via the coding sequence GTGGCAGGCACAGGTCCGTTCATCCCCGATACCGAAAAAGCGGCGCCGGAAAAATCCGGACAGCCGGCCGCGACGCACGCGTCTGCCAAAAGCCAACCCCGTCCTCTGTCGCGTCTCGGCATTGCCCTCAATCGAGCCGAGCTCGAGCGCATTGTACTGCTCTCCGGGCTTCTGTTCTTGTCGGCCCTCTTGCTCGTCGTTGGACGCACCGCACGCGATGCCCTTTTCCTGACGCGATTTCCCGTCACGTGGATCGCTCCCATGTGGATGGCGGTCGGCGCAGTATCGGCCCTCGTCGCCCTCGGTTACGAACGCGCCGTTCGGCGACTGCCGCGCGCTCGATTCGGTACGGCTTTCGCCCTCTTCGCCGCTGCTACGTACGTCGTGTTGCGTGTGCTCATCGGATACGACGTCGAGCCCGCATACTTCGTCTTCGCCATCTGGTCCGAGATCATCGCGAATTTGACGGCGATGTTGTCATGGACCATCGCGCAAGACCTGTACGACGCACGCAGCGCCAAGCGAGCTTTCGGATGGATTGGCGCAGGACGCATCACGGGAACCATTGCATCGGGTCTCGCTGCAGGTGCCGTTGCACCCATCATCGGCACGGAAAACCTCATCTTCGTGCTCGTCGCGGCCCTCTTGGCCGTCGCGCTGCTCTGTCGCGTGACCGCTGCGCGTCACGGGATTTTGCCTTCGAATCGTCCCGACGAACGCGCCAAGCCCCGGGCCGAAGCACGCTCGTCACCGCTGCAATCACGCTACGTCACCGCGATCGGTGGAACGATCTTCGTGCTCTTCACCATGCTCACGATTGGCGACTACCAGTTCAAAGCCATCGCGCTCTCGACGTTTCCCACGCGCGATTCGCTCGCTGCGTTCATGGGGACGTTTTACGGCGCCGTGGGGTTTGTCGGACTCTTCGTGCAGTTTGTCGTGACCCCACGCATCTTGAAACGATGGGGCGTCATCGGCGCGGCCGTAGCGCTGCCCATCGCGTTTTTGATGAGCTCGATCTTGCTCGTCGCGGTCCCGTCGATGTTCACGGCTTCGATCCTGAAGGCCAGTGATCACGCTCTTCAGTTCTCCATCTTCGACGTCGCACTGCAACTGCTCCTGTTCCCCTTTCCGACAGCAGAACGCGAGCGCGTGCGCACGTTGTCCGTCGCCATCATGAAACCGCTTGGATATGGCGTTGGCGCGCTTCTGCTCGTCATTTTCGCCGCGTCCGGCCCGGCGGTCGAAGCAGGCCCGGACCTCATCGCCGCAGCAGCGCACCTCGGCTACATCTCGCTGCCCCTCGGTTTGATCCTGGTGCCCATGCTGCGTGACATTCGCCGAGGATACGTCGACGCGATGCGCGGAACGCTCGTGCGCGGCAGCCTCACCGACGACTCGCCGGCGGAACAAGGACGCCTCGATCGAGCGCTCTCCGAAGCACTCATGAGCACCGATGCTCCTCGCGTGTTGTTCGCGATGGACAGGTTGCGCCAGCTCGATCCCGATCGCGTTCGGGACGCCCTTCCCACGCTGACTCGGCACGCGTCTTCGCGCGTTCGCGCTGCAGCGCTACGAGCATCGTGGACGCTGTCCCCTGACGATGCCGCGGACTTGAGCCGAGAGCGGATCGACGACGAAGATGCGGAAGTGCGAGGTTTGGCCGTCGAAACGCTCGCCCGAACGCTCGGCGAAGATGCTCACGACGAACTATCTGCGCTCGCATCGCGGCAAGACGACGCCGTGCGTGCCGCAGCCATTGGAGCCTTGCTCAGGTACGGAGGGCTCGACGGCATGCTCGATGGGGCGCCACGACTACGTACGCTTCTGGAGAGTCGCGACGCGCGCGATCGGATCGTTGCAGCTCAAACGCTTGGTCTCGTGGGACAAACCTCACTCGAACGAGCGTTGGTGCGCCTTCTCGGCGATGAGGACCAAAGGGTTCGGCAAGCCGCACTCGTTGCTGCTGCGACGACCGCTACGCCGCGGCTCCTGCCTCGCCTCGTCGAAGCGCTCGATCACCGCGCCCTACGACGTTCCGCGACAAACGCCATCGTCGCCATGGGAAGTCGCGCCGTCTCGCACTTGTCCATGACACTTGCCGATACGGAAACGATTCCCACCGTGCGGCTGGCCGTACCGCGCATCCTGTGGCGCATTGGCACGACCGCCGCACTCTCTGCGCTTCTCGACCACATCGACGAGCCTGATGATCGCGTGCGTCAGAAAATTCTCGCATCCGCTTCGCGACTGCGTCTCGCTCTGGGAGCTCCACCAGCTCCCCTTGGACCCATTCGAGAGCGAATCGAGCGGGAGGCCGTTGCGCATGAACGTGAACGCGATCTGTACATACGCGTGCGCCCTGCAGTCGCGATGCCGCTCCTCGACGACCACGTGATCCGGCGCATGCGCAAAGGACTCATTCGCATTTTGCGTTTGTGCGAGCTCGTGTATCCGCGCGAGGTCGTGGCGGGCGTGCGTGCGCACGTATTCGGATCGAATCCAGCGCTGCGAGCGAATGCTTTCGAGGTGCTCGAATCACTGCTCGATCGGCGGCAAGGCGCGCGGCTCATCGCGCTCTTCGATCGATACCTGGAGCTCACGAACGCGTTTCCGCAAAGCACCGAACCACCGACTTCGGCGGATGTGGTCGAGTTTGTCCGACTGGAACTCGCTTCGGACGATCCCTTTCGCGCCGCGTTGGCGCTCGACGCCGTTGCGGTAAAGCGTATCGAAGCCTGCGGCGAGCTCACATTGGGAGCACTGTCGGATCGCGACCCACTCGTGCGCGAAGCAGCGGCAATCGCCGCGGTGGAGCTAGAGCCCGAAGGCGCAGCGGCCGCACTCGAACGGCTGCTCGAGGATCCCGATCCGATCGTCGCGTATTGGGCGAACTATTGGAAACGCACCGGGCAAAGCGGGCTCGAGGCGGGAGACGGCATGTACACGACGATTGAAAAGGTGCTCTTTTTGCAGCGCGTTCCCATCTTGTCGCGCATTTCAGGCGAGGAGCTCGTGGGACTTGCGCGAACGGCGGAGGTGCTGACGTTTCGGCGCGGCGACGTCATCTATCGTCAAGGGGATCCCGGTGGAGCGCTCTACTTCGTCATTTCGGGCACCGTGGGTTTGTCCGTGGACGGCAAAGAGATGGCGCGGCGCGGCGCGAACGAAGTCTTTGGAGAGGCGTCGGTCCTCGATCGCGCCCCTCGCGTGGTGACGGCGACGGCGCTCGAACCTGTGGAGCTGCTTCGCGTGTCCTCCGAAGACTTCATTGCAGCAGCGCAAGACACCGTGGAGATCGCGATGGGCGTGCTTCAGGTGCTCAGTCGAAAACTGCGCGAGGCGGATCGACGGCTATCACGCGCCGAGGACGAAGTATCGAAGCTTCGGGCGCTCACGAAAGAATTGGAACACGCGGCCGATCCTGCGGAATCAAAGCATTCATCCCGAATTTGGAACGATGAGGAGTGA
- a CDS encoding class I SAM-dependent methyltransferase encodes MFLNPAERLDPDAERAHYLTHQNDPTDARYRAFLDRLAIPLIEKVPPGAKGLDIGSGPGPTLSVMLEERGFDMTVYDPYFAPDAAALQRTYDFITATETVEHFCCPGREFARLYDLLRPNAILGIMTEMVTGERRFDEWHYPRDPTHVSFYRKSTMEWIASHFGFDAEFPRRNVVLFRRNARAGLKPRATR; translated from the coding sequence ATGTTCCTCAACCCCGCCGAAAGGCTTGATCCGGACGCCGAACGAGCGCATTACCTCACGCACCAGAACGATCCGACCGACGCGCGATACCGCGCCTTTTTGGATCGGCTCGCCATTCCGCTCATCGAAAAGGTGCCCCCTGGCGCAAAAGGGCTCGATATCGGTTCGGGCCCCGGCCCTACGCTTTCCGTGATGCTCGAAGAACGCGGATTCGACATGACCGTTTACGATCCGTACTTCGCGCCCGACGCAGCGGCGCTCCAGCGAACGTACGATTTCATCACGGCCACCGAAACCGTCGAACACTTTTGTTGTCCTGGAAGAGAATTTGCGCGCTTGTACGACCTATTGCGCCCGAACGCAATTCTCGGGATCATGACCGAAATGGTCACGGGCGAGCGTCGTTTCGACGAATGGCACTACCCTCGCGATCCTACGCACGTGAGCTTTTATCGGAAAAGCACCATGGAATGGATTGCTTCGCACTTCGGCTTCGATGCCGAGTTTCCTCGGCGAAACGTCGTGCTCTTTCGCAGAAACGCCCGCGCGGGGTTAAAACCCCGCGCTACACGATAA
- a CDS encoding alpha/beta hydrolase: MSQAKIQVFYPPNQGKILLRTQFDWNRSIEPQYVSEDGTISEFIVESHEKYFYFKPCLANQKGLTWSQGDNYLATTRGDTIRRCYPHFYSAARGTFSPVVQVPEGYSDSNHRIRVYIPPGYDENTLKRYPVLYMHDGTNLFFGEEAFGGNEWRVDENVELLHSMNLIDKVIVVGVYAKDRMYEYTKPGYEHYGNFMVNELKPFIDSRLRTLTDPRNTAVMGSSLGGVVSFFLGWHYPHVFGKAACLSSTFGYRDDLIERVASEPKRNVRFYIDSGWPRDNYEPTTAMRDQLIASGYEYGRDFLHYAFPGDLHNETSWAARSHVPFQFFFGKASRSR; this comes from the coding sequence ATGAGTCAAGCTAAAATTCAGGTTTTCTACCCGCCGAATCAAGGCAAAATCTTACTCCGGACGCAATTCGACTGGAATCGGTCCATCGAGCCGCAATATGTGAGCGAAGACGGAACGATCTCGGAGTTCATCGTCGAGTCGCACGAAAAGTATTTTTACTTCAAGCCGTGCCTCGCCAATCAAAAAGGTCTCACGTGGTCGCAGGGCGACAATTATCTGGCGACGACGCGGGGCGACACGATTCGCCGATGTTATCCGCACTTTTACTCGGCGGCGCGCGGCACATTTTCGCCCGTCGTCCAAGTTCCGGAAGGCTACAGCGATTCCAATCACCGCATTCGCGTGTACATTCCCCCGGGGTATGACGAAAACACGTTGAAGCGATACCCCGTGCTCTACATGCACGACGGGACGAATCTGTTTTTCGGCGAGGAGGCTTTTGGCGGCAACGAATGGCGCGTCGATGAAAACGTGGAGCTTCTCCATTCGATGAACCTCATCGACAAAGTCATCGTCGTGGGCGTCTACGCCAAAGATCGCATGTACGAATACACGAAACCAGGCTACGAACATTATGGGAACTTCATGGTGAACGAATTGAAACCGTTCATCGATTCCCGTCTGCGTACCCTGACCGATCCGCGCAATACGGCCGTGATGGGCTCGTCGCTCGGCGGAGTGGTATCGTTTTTCCTCGGATGGCACTACCCGCACGTATTCGGCAAGGCTGCGTGTTTGTCGAGCACCTTCGGCTATCGCGACGACCTCATTGAACGCGTGGCGTCGGAGCCGAAGCGGAACGTGCGTTTCTACATCGATAGCGGCTGGCCGCGGGACAATTACGAGCCGACGACGGCCATGCGCGATCAGCTCATTGCGTCGGGTTACGAATACGGCCGCGATTTTCTACACTACGCATTCCCCGGCGATCTTCACAACGAAACCTCGTGGGCGGCCCGCAGTCACGTGCCTTTCCAATTTTTCTTCGGAAAAGCGTCTCGCAGCAGGTAA
- a CDS encoding 7-dehydrocholesterol reductase translates to MSATKVESFVESILTGLPLGSPRSAPPNVTPVQASVIRTTIGPLLLMMSTPVLMLALWMTARYHDGSLLAFAKAGPDVWWQHMPAPTWTAAAIIMGWVVVQAILLQWLPGKRFLGPVTPAGVQPEYKLNGIAAWFITHVGLFGIAWPAGLLDPGKLYDHYGSLLITLNVSAFAFCVFLSWKGRTFPTAPDNVLTGYPILDFFQGPELHPRLFGVNLKQLINCRVSMMGWSVIAICFAVSQWQRHGVISTSMIAAVAVLVVYLFKFFWWESGYFTSLDIMHDRFGYYICWGVLAWVPSAYEIPFMYLVDHPIQWPIAVAAGMVAFGVLSIWVNYDADAQRQRVRATNGETTIWGKRPETIRAAYTTADGQKRESLLLVSGWWGVARHFHYVPELALAFAWTVPAGFSHLLPWFYWVFLAILLFDRAGRDDKRCAAKYGETWKTYKERVPYRIVPYVY, encoded by the coding sequence ATGTCCGCGACAAAAGTCGAATCGTTCGTCGAATCCATTCTCACCGGCTTGCCCCTAGGTTCGCCTCGTTCCGCGCCTCCGAACGTCACGCCCGTGCAAGCGAGCGTCATTCGCACGACGATTGGACCGCTGCTGCTCATGATGTCGACGCCGGTGCTCATGTTGGCGTTATGGATGACTGCGCGGTATCACGACGGTTCGCTTCTCGCATTCGCCAAGGCCGGTCCGGATGTTTGGTGGCAGCATATGCCCGCGCCGACGTGGACGGCGGCTGCGATCATCATGGGTTGGGTCGTGGTGCAGGCGATCTTGCTGCAATGGCTTCCGGGAAAGCGATTTCTTGGCCCCGTGACGCCGGCTGGAGTTCAGCCTGAATACAAACTCAATGGCATTGCGGCATGGTTCATTACCCACGTTGGGCTTTTTGGCATTGCATGGCCCGCGGGGCTGCTCGATCCCGGCAAGCTCTACGATCATTATGGTAGTTTGCTCATTACATTGAACGTTTCGGCGTTTGCGTTCTGCGTTTTCTTGTCTTGGAAGGGCAGAACGTTCCCCACGGCGCCCGACAACGTGCTCACGGGATATCCCATTTTGGACTTCTTTCAGGGTCCCGAGCTGCACCCGCGTCTCTTTGGCGTCAATCTCAAGCAACTGATCAATTGTCGCGTTTCGATGATGGGGTGGAGCGTGATTGCCATCTGTTTCGCTGTTTCGCAATGGCAGCGTCATGGCGTCATCTCCACGTCGATGATTGCGGCCGTGGCGGTGCTGGTCGTGTATCTCTTCAAGTTTTTCTGGTGGGAGTCGGGCTATTTCACGTCGCTCGACATCATGCACGACCGCTTTGGTTATTACATTTGTTGGGGCGTGCTCGCGTGGGTTCCTTCGGCGTACGAAATTCCGTTCATGTATCTCGTCGACCATCCCATCCAATGGCCCATTGCGGTTGCCGCGGGGATGGTGGCGTTCGGCGTGCTTTCGATTTGGGTCAATTACGACGCGGATGCGCAGCGGCAGCGTGTGCGGGCGACGAATGGTGAAACGACGATTTGGGGCAAGCGTCCAGAAACGATTCGTGCGGCCTATACGACGGCCGATGGGCAAAAGCGTGAAAGTCTATTGCTCGTCTCCGGCTGGTGGGGCGTGGCGCGGCATTTCCATTACGTGCCCGAGCTCGCGCTTGCATTCGCGTGGACGGTTCCCGCCGGCTTTTCCCACTTGTTGCCCTGGTTCTACTGGGTGTTTCTCGCCATTTTGCTCTTCGATCGCGCCGGACGCGACGACAAACGGTGCGCTGCGAAATATGGCGAAACGTGGAAAACGTACAAGGAGCGGGTTCCCTACCGGATCGTGCCGTACGTGTATTGA
- a CDS encoding STAS domain-containing protein, which translates to MTQTDDSASVHILRSRIKRLRSLVFNLAAGELSRVEQFDVAERDEFAAIERTFVAFAGEFIASRQRTQELEAENAAVINRQNEMIRALTAPIIDVSDGIVTIPIVGALDAARSASLSTRLLEHIVSFGTTTVLIDLSGASDVNEDVIHELEKLTRAVQLLGAECVITGIRPEMASIIVSLGVTLGTRTVRTLGAALSEYTARRRR; encoded by the coding sequence ATGACGCAAACCGACGACTCAGCTTCGGTCCATATCCTTCGCAGCCGCATCAAGCGCCTACGCTCACTCGTTTTTAATTTGGCTGCGGGCGAGCTTTCGCGGGTCGAGCAATTCGATGTAGCAGAACGTGATGAATTCGCAGCAATCGAACGAACGTTTGTCGCGTTTGCCGGAGAATTCATTGCCTCGAGGCAACGCACGCAGGAGCTCGAGGCGGAGAATGCCGCCGTCATAAACCGTCAAAACGAAATGATCCGGGCGCTCACCGCGCCCATCATCGATGTCTCCGACGGAATCGTGACCATTCCGATCGTCGGGGCGCTCGATGCGGCACGCTCCGCGTCGCTCTCGACTCGCTTGCTCGAGCACATCGTTTCGTTTGGGACGACGACCGTGCTGATCGACCTTTCGGGTGCCAGCGACGTCAATGAGGACGTCATTCACGAGCTCGAAAAGCTGACCCGCGCGGTTCAGTTGCTGGGCGCCGAGTGTGTGATTACGGGAATTCGTCCCGAAATGGCGAGCATCATCGTTTCACTCGGCGTGACGCTCGGCACGCGCACCGTACGCACGCTCGGGGCTGCGCTGAGCGAATATACCGCCCGGCGCCGCCGCTAG
- a CDS encoding 1,4-dihydroxy-2-naphthoyl-CoA synthase — protein sequence MTVSAIFNPARWNRVEGFSFTDITYHRAKDQGTVRIAFNRPEVRNAFRPHTVDELFTALEHARTTSDVGCVLITGNGPSPKDGGWAFCSGGDQRIRGKDGYKYEGEQTGKADPARLGRLHILEVQRLIRFMPKVVIAVVPGWAVGGGHSLHVVCDMTLASKEHARFKQTDPDVASFDSGYGSALLARQVGQKKAREIFFLGLDYTAEEAAAMGMVNAAVPHEELENVALEWGKLINGKSPTAMRMLKYGFNLPDEGLVGQQLFAGEATRLAYGTEEAREGRDAFLEKRRPDYDKFPWHY from the coding sequence ATGACCGTCTCAGCCATTTTCAATCCCGCCCGGTGGAATCGCGTGGAAGGTTTTTCTTTCACGGACATTACGTACCATCGCGCAAAGGATCAAGGCACCGTACGCATTGCATTCAATCGACCCGAAGTTCGCAATGCATTTCGGCCGCATACCGTCGACGAGTTATTCACGGCGCTCGAGCATGCTCGCACGACGTCCGACGTCGGATGCGTGCTCATCACGGGCAATGGCCCTTCGCCCAAAGATGGCGGCTGGGCATTCTGTTCCGGCGGTGATCAACGCATTCGCGGGAAAGATGGATACAAATACGAAGGCGAGCAGACGGGCAAGGCGGATCCCGCGCGTCTCGGACGGCTGCACATTCTCGAAGTCCAGCGCCTCATTCGATTCATGCCGAAAGTCGTGATTGCCGTCGTTCCAGGCTGGGCCGTGGGCGGAGGGCATAGTTTGCACGTCGTTTGCGACATGACGCTGGCCAGCAAGGAACACGCGCGATTCAAGCAAACGGATCCGGACGTCGCGAGTTTCGACAGCGGATACGGTTCCGCGCTTCTTGCAAGGCAAGTTGGGCAAAAGAAAGCACGCGAAATCTTCTTCTTGGGCCTCGATTACACCGCCGAAGAAGCCGCCGCCATGGGCATGGTGAATGCCGCCGTCCCGCACGAGGAGCTCGAAAACGTGGCGCTCGAATGGGGAAAACTCATCAATGGCAAGAGCCCCACGGCCATGCGGATGCTCAAGTACGGCTTCAACTTACCCGACGAAGGCCTCGTCGGACAACAACTTTTCGCCGGTGAAGCAACGCGTCTCGCCTACGGGACCGAAGAAGCCCGAGAAGGGCGCGACGCATTTTTGGAAAAACGCCGCCCCGACTACGACAAGTTCCCGTGGCATTATTGA
- a CDS encoding response regulator has translation MGTSSDRGQFNRRVLVIDDQRSIHEDFRKILVGDAEAVDLDAMEAAVFGIRAPEPRRIRFEVDSAYQGAEAIEKIRRARAEKRPYALVFVDVRMPPGFDGVETLAVIFEEDQDIQAVLCTAYSDWSWSAIAERIDNEGRFLILKKPFDAAEVRQMAAAMTMKWSEQAALHAAYRRQELLHEATRLLVRASSPRACGPALVELIAKSLEWPFVALWSCAGGTRFECLGAFADATQSAIAELCASTLSLEDAARVLPKESLITSTFHAFPSEQRDERAGLAKSAGLCGALLVPARAGERDLGVLEMWRATKTAPDRGELALIEELCSRLGHFLDRAHMLESLAQREASLRALLMALPDTVFHVGRDGRTVAPRPGREGALPDWVAFTNLLDLVPSHEHPRLLEALVRAMDTGSVQQFSFSPGLDGRKYDARIAPMLETSAIVVLRDVTPY, from the coding sequence ATGGGCACGAGCAGCGACCGGGGACAGTTCAACAGGCGCGTACTCGTCATCGATGATCAGCGCTCGATCCACGAAGATTTTCGTAAGATCCTGGTCGGTGATGCCGAGGCGGTCGATCTGGACGCGATGGAAGCCGCCGTTTTCGGGATTCGGGCGCCCGAGCCGAGGCGAATCCGGTTCGAGGTTGACAGCGCGTACCAGGGAGCCGAAGCGATCGAGAAAATTCGACGAGCTCGTGCGGAAAAACGCCCTTATGCGCTCGTGTTCGTCGATGTGCGCATGCCTCCCGGATTCGATGGAGTCGAAACGTTGGCGGTGATTTTCGAGGAAGACCAGGACATTCAGGCGGTCCTGTGTACGGCGTATTCGGATTGGTCGTGGAGCGCGATTGCGGAGCGGATTGACAACGAGGGGCGGTTTCTCATTTTGAAGAAACCTTTCGACGCCGCGGAGGTTCGTCAGATGGCGGCTGCCATGACGATGAAATGGTCCGAGCAAGCGGCGCTTCATGCGGCATATCGGCGCCAGGAGCTGCTACACGAGGCGACGCGGCTGCTCGTGCGCGCGTCTTCGCCGCGAGCCTGCGGGCCGGCGCTCGTCGAATTGATTGCAAAATCGCTCGAATGGCCATTCGTGGCGCTGTGGTCATGCGCTGGCGGCACCAGATTCGAATGTCTCGGGGCGTTTGCGGATGCGACGCAGAGTGCCATTGCGGAATTATGCGCGTCGACCTTGTCGCTCGAAGACGCTGCACGCGTGTTGCCCAAAGAATCGTTGATTACATCGACATTTCACGCATTCCCATCGGAGCAGCGAGACGAGCGTGCCGGACTCGCAAAAAGTGCGGGGCTTTGCGGGGCGCTCCTGGTCCCCGCGCGCGCGGGGGAGCGTGATCTGGGGGTGCTCGAAATGTGGCGCGCCACGAAGACCGCGCCCGATCGCGGCGAATTGGCGCTCATTGAAGAGCTGTGTTCGAGGCTCGGCCACTTTTTGGATCGCGCACACATGCTCGAATCGCTCGCACAGCGCGAGGCATCATTGCGAGCGCTGCTCATGGCATTGCCGGACACTGTATTTCATGTGGGCCGCGATGGTCGGACGGTAGCGCCGCGACCAGGCCGCGAGGGGGCATTGCCCGATTGGGTAGCATTCACGAATTTGCTCGATCTCGTTCCTTCGCACGAACATCCGCGTTTGCTCGAGGCGCTCGTTCGCGCCATGGACACGGGTTCGGTGCAGCAATTCAGCTTTTCACCGGGCCTCGACGGGCGCAAGTACGATGCCCGCATTGCCCCGATGCTGGAAACTTCGGCCATCGTGGTCCTTCGCGACGTGACGCCTTATTGA